One genomic region from Phragmites australis chromosome 1, lpPhrAust1.1, whole genome shotgun sequence encodes:
- the LOC133927140 gene encoding thioredoxin F, chloroplastic-like: MALRLSISSSHGPASSPAISTCRPAACGRFPALLGSTAASQKRSLTVMTGSETRGVTPVRSSSLETTSAGSEAVTGTVTEVNKDTFWPIVKAAGEKVVVLDMYTQWCGPCKVMAPKFQEMSEKNLDVVFLKLDCNQDNRPLAKELGIRVVPTFKILKDGKVVKEVTGAKIDELVHAIEAVKSS, from the exons ATGGCGTTACGCCTCTCCATCTCCTCGTCTCACGGgccggcctcctcgccggccatCTCCACATGCCGCCCGGCCGCCTGCGGACGCTTCCCAGCCTTGCTCGGCAGCACGGCAGCGTCCCAGAAGAGGAGTCTGACGGTGATGACGGGCTCCGAGACAAGGGGAGTGACCCCGGTGAGGTCAAGCAGCTTGGAGACAACCTCGGCGGGATCTGAGGCGGTGACCGGAACGGTGACGGAGGTGAACAAGGACACCTTCTGGCCAATCGTCAAGGCGGCAGGAGAGAAGGTCGTCGTCCTCGATATGTACACCCAATG GTGCGGCCCTTGCAAGGTGATGGCACCGAAATTCCAGGAGATGTCTGAGAAGAACCTAGATGTTGTGTTTCTCAAGCTCGATTGCAACCAGGACAACAGG CCTCTTGCCAAGGAGCTGGGTATAAGGGTTGTACCAACATTCAAGATTCTCAAGGATGGGAAGGTGGTCAAGGAGGTCACTGGTGCGAAGATTGATGAGTTGGTTCATGCCATCGAGGCAGTGAAGTCAAGCTGA
- the LOC133886202 gene encoding pentatricopeptide repeat-containing protein At5g39350-like: MGMRSWRFKCLKGCRLRPSGLDPITFVGVLTACSHTGLVDKGLEYWEALVQEYGLERRADHYACVVGMLGRAGRLEVAYEMVQTMPMGPHPGALGALLSACKTHDDVEIAEIVANKLFELEPWNTGNYILLSNIYAGKELWEESERVGSLMRTKLPFKKPGSSWVEDRQRERVRMSVRD; the protein is encoded by the coding sequence ATGGGCATGCGAAGCTGGCGCTTCAAGTGTTTGAAAGGATGCAGGCTCAGACCGTCAGGCCTTGATCCAATCACTTTCGTCGGCGTGCTTACTGCGTGCAGCCATACAGGACTTGTCGATAAGGGACTGGAGTATTGGGAGGCACTGGTGCAGGAATATGGACTTGAGCGCCGTGCAGATCACTATGCCTGTGTTGTTGGCATGCTTGGTCGGGCAGGGAGGCTTGAGGTGGCTTACGAGATGGTGCAAACAATGCCAATGGGGCCACACCCAGGGGCTCTTGGTGCATTGCTGAGTGCCTGCAAGACACATGACGATGTTGAGATCGCAGAAATTGTTGCAAACAAGCTTTTTGAGTTGGAACCTTGGAACACTGGGAACTATATACTGCTGTCGAATATATATGCTGGGAAAGAACTATGGGAGGAGTCAGAAAGAGTTGGATCGCTGATGAGAACAAAACTGCCATTTAAAAAGCCAGGATCTAGTTGGGTTGAGGATCGACAGAGAGAGCGTGTTAGGATGTCTGTGAGGGACTGA